In Methanobrevibacter sp. TMH8, the genomic stretch AAATCAGCTATTCCAAACATAATCATTAAAAATCCAACTACATATAGAATAAAGCTAGAAGTTACTATAAAGAATGGTAAATTTCCAGTTAAAACTGATCCAAATAATATTGCAAAGATCCCAACAAGAACATAAAGAACACAGTGAGCTTTACTTGAATTCCATAAATGAATTCCTCTGATAATCCAATAAATACCAAGTATCACTACTGCAAGACCTGCAACAATTTGTATAAATTCTAAGCTAATTAATGGGAATATGATTGCTATAACACCAAGAACAATAGCTAAAATTCCTAAAATTGTTTTATTTTCCATAATTTCACCTAATTAAATATAATTTAATTTATTTTTAATTTACTTCCATTTATACCACTATTTCCATTATGAAAAAATGGAAAAGAACAAAATATGAGAATTGAATAAATAAATGAATAGATTACTGAATAGATAAATAAATTAATAGATT encodes the following:
- a CDS encoding DUF308 domain-containing protein gives rise to the protein MENKTILGILAIVLGVIAIIFPLISLEFIQIVAGLAVVILGIYWIIRGIHLWNSSKAHCVLYVLVGIFAILFGSVLTGNLPFFIVTSSFILYVVGFLMIMFGIADLFIKNAPISKTSAVLFVLFGIVLLMFANLLFENPLYLAILIGIALIAEGITLIFEPIESIEKIEPKEEIGELEPKEEIGESEPKEE